A genome region from Micromonospora peucetia includes the following:
- a CDS encoding molybdopterin-dependent oxidoreductase: MGTDSATPAGNPSDRPTRAGTTQRPAPGFPRRWWRFLAAHPPPGLARIADRWRSPLRGPWLTAVFGVVLLATLPLVIITGLLDYLAYGPQFGQALPRDVGWLRLPQFDWPTRPAWLFRLTQGLHVTLGIVLIPVVLAKLWSVIPKLFDWPPARSVAQVLERLSLLLLVGGILFQIATGLLDIQYAYLFGFDFYTAHYFGAWVFTAALVAHVALKLPRMLSALRSGPPRAALTTPRAATRPEPPDPDGLVASHPGPATVSRRGALALVGGLSLLLGALTVGQSLDGVWRRTALLLPRGRQPGEGPNGFPVNRTAAAAGVGAADAGPGWRVTLRAGERVVALDRAALLAMAQHTARLPIACVEGWSTVQTWTGVRLSDLAALVGAGTPASAHVRSLEKSGLFNQATLQANQVLDPDSLLALGVNGADLSLDHGYPARIIVPALPGVHCTKWVGEIEFRTRTDG; the protein is encoded by the coding sequence GTGGGCACCGACAGCGCCACCCCCGCCGGGAACCCTTCCGACCGGCCGACGCGGGCCGGGACCACACAGCGTCCGGCGCCCGGCTTCCCTCGGCGGTGGTGGCGCTTTCTGGCAGCGCATCCCCCGCCTGGCCTCGCGAGGATCGCCGACCGGTGGCGCAGTCCGCTGCGCGGCCCCTGGCTCACCGCTGTCTTCGGGGTGGTCCTGCTCGCCACGCTGCCGCTCGTGATCATCACCGGGTTGCTCGACTATCTCGCCTACGGCCCGCAGTTCGGCCAGGCGTTGCCTCGCGACGTCGGCTGGCTGCGGCTGCCGCAGTTCGACTGGCCGACCCGCCCGGCCTGGCTGTTCCGCCTCACCCAGGGGCTGCACGTGACGCTCGGGATCGTGCTGATCCCGGTGGTGCTGGCGAAACTCTGGTCGGTGATTCCGAAGCTGTTCGACTGGCCGCCGGCCCGGTCGGTGGCGCAGGTGTTGGAGCGGCTGTCCCTGCTCCTGCTGGTCGGCGGCATCCTGTTCCAGATCGCCACGGGGCTGCTGGACATCCAGTACGCGTACCTGTTCGGGTTCGACTTCTACACCGCCCACTACTTCGGCGCCTGGGTGTTCACCGCCGCCCTGGTCGCGCACGTGGCCCTCAAGCTGCCCCGGATGCTCTCCGCGCTGCGGTCGGGCCCCCCGCGCGCCGCGCTGACCACCCCGCGCGCCGCCACCCGACCCGAGCCGCCGGACCCGGACGGTTTGGTGGCCAGCCACCCCGGGCCGGCGACCGTCAGCCGGCGCGGGGCCCTCGCCCTGGTCGGCGGCCTGTCCCTGCTGCTGGGGGCGCTCACCGTCGGGCAGAGCCTCGACGGGGTGTGGCGGCGTACCGCTCTGCTGCTGCCCCGGGGCCGGCAGCCGGGCGAGGGACCGAACGGTTTCCCGGTCAACCGCACCGCCGCCGCGGCCGGCGTCGGGGCCGCCGACGCCGGACCGGGCTGGCGGGTGACGTTGCGCGCCGGCGAACGGGTGGTCGCCCTCGACCGCGCCGCGTTGCTGGCCATGGCCCAGCACACCGCCCGGCTGCCGATCGCCTGCGTCGAGGGGTGGTCGACGGTGCAGACCTGGACCGGCGTACGCCTGAGCGACCTCGCCGCCCTCGTCGGGGCGGGCACGCCCGCCTCCGCCCACGTCCGCTCCCTGGAGAAGTCGGGACTCTTCAACCAGGCGACCCTCCAGGCCAACCAGGTGCTCGACCCCGACTCCCTGCTCGCCCTGGGCGTCAACGGCGCCGACCTCTCCCTCGACCATGGCTACCCGGCCCGGATCATCGTGCCCGCCCTGCCCGGGGTGCACTGCACGAAGTGGGTCGGCGAGATCGAGTTCCGGACGCGTACCGATGGCTGA
- a CDS encoding NAD-dependent epimerase/dehydratase family protein, with product MRLLVTGAAGFIGSQVVDLLAAEGHEVVALDALLPQAHGGELPEWSRRHHPVVGDVRDAELLDRLLRGVDVVCHQAAMVGHGLDPSDAPAYASHNDYGTAVLLTAMHRAGVTRLVLASSMVVYGEGRYECASHGVVRPASRRPADLAAGRYDPTCPRCAAVLTPALVPEDAPLEPRSTYAASKLAQEHLAGAWARQTGGGVWALRYHNVYGPRMPRDTPYAGVASIFRSALADGRPPRVLEDGRQRRDFVHVTDVARANLLALGTPPPGELVPVNICSGAPRTVGELAATLATAMGGPAPLVVGGARSADVRHVVADPARAAELLGYTARVGFAQGVAAFATDPLREPAALPA from the coding sequence ATGCGGTTACTGGTCACCGGCGCCGCCGGCTTCATCGGGTCGCAGGTCGTCGACCTGCTCGCCGCCGAGGGGCACGAGGTGGTGGCACTGGACGCGCTGCTACCCCAGGCACACGGGGGAGAGCTGCCCGAATGGTCCCGGCGGCACCATCCCGTGGTCGGTGACGTCCGCGACGCCGAGCTGCTCGACCGGCTCCTGCGCGGGGTCGACGTGGTCTGCCACCAGGCGGCGATGGTCGGCCACGGGCTGGACCCGTCGGACGCTCCGGCGTACGCCAGTCACAACGACTACGGCACGGCGGTCCTGCTCACCGCCATGCACCGGGCCGGTGTGACCCGCCTGGTGCTGGCCAGTTCGATGGTCGTCTACGGCGAGGGACGCTACGAGTGCGCCTCGCACGGGGTCGTCCGTCCCGCCTCCCGCCGCCCCGCCGACCTGGCCGCCGGCCGGTACGACCCGACGTGCCCGCGCTGCGCCGCCGTCCTCACCCCGGCGCTGGTCCCGGAGGACGCCCCGCTGGAGCCACGCAGCACGTACGCCGCCAGCAAACTGGCCCAGGAGCACCTGGCCGGCGCCTGGGCGCGGCAGACCGGCGGAGGTGTGTGGGCGCTGCGTTACCACAACGTCTACGGTCCCCGGATGCCCCGCGACACCCCGTACGCCGGAGTGGCCTCGATCTTCCGGTCCGCGCTGGCCGACGGCCGGCCGCCCCGGGTGCTGGAGGACGGCCGGCAGCGCCGGGACTTCGTGCACGTCACCGACGTGGCGCGGGCCAACCTGCTCGCGCTGGGCACGCCCCCGCCGGGGGAACTGGTGCCGGTCAACATCTGTTCCGGTGCGCCGCGCACCGTCGGCGAGCTTGCCGCCACCCTCGCCACGGCGATGGGCGGGCCGGCGCCGCTGGTCGTCGGCGGCGCCCGGTCGGCCGACGTGCGGCACGTGGTCGCCGACCCCGCCCGGGCGGCCGAACTGCTCGGCTACACCGCGCGGGTCGGGTTCGCCCAGGGGGTCGCGGCCTTCGCGACCGATCCGCTGCGTGAGCCGGCTGCGTTGCCGGCCTGA
- a CDS encoding glycosyltransferase family 2 protein, whose protein sequence is MPTLIDVVLPCLDEAAALPGVLTALPPGYRAIVVDNGSRDGSPEVATRYGARVVREPRRGYGAAVHAGLEAAEADLVCVLDADGSFDPAELPALVAPVADGAADLTVGRRRPVVAGVWPWHARAGTALIAALLRQRGVPLRDLSPIRVARRDALLALGVTDRAFGYPLELLIRAAAAGWRIHELDVRYAPRAAGTRSKVSGSVRGTLRATRDFAGVLRDVGRSR, encoded by the coding sequence ATGCCGACACTGATCGACGTGGTGCTGCCGTGCCTGGACGAGGCCGCGGCCCTGCCGGGTGTGCTCACCGCGCTGCCGCCCGGATATCGGGCGATCGTGGTGGACAACGGCTCCCGGGACGGCTCGCCCGAGGTGGCCACCCGGTACGGAGCCCGGGTGGTGCGCGAGCCGCGCCGCGGCTACGGTGCCGCCGTGCACGCCGGGCTGGAGGCGGCCGAGGCGGACCTGGTGTGTGTGCTGGACGCCGACGGCTCCTTCGACCCTGCCGAACTGCCCGCCCTGGTCGCCCCGGTGGCCGACGGAGCCGCCGACCTGACGGTGGGGCGGCGCCGGCCGGTCGTCGCCGGGGTGTGGCCGTGGCACGCCCGCGCCGGTACCGCCCTGATCGCGGCGTTGCTGCGGCAGCGGGGCGTGCCGCTGCGCGACCTAAGCCCGATCCGGGTGGCCCGACGCGACGCGCTGCTCGCGCTCGGCGTCACCGACCGGGCCTTCGGCTACCCGCTCGAGCTGCTGATCCGGGCCGCCGCCGCCGGCTGGCGGATCCACGAGCTGGACGTCAGGTACGCCCCGCGGGCCGCCGGCACCCGGTCCAAGGTGTCCGGCTCGGTCCGCGGAACCCTGCGCGCCACCCGCGACTTCGCCGGGGTGCTGCGCGACGTGGGACGATCGCGATGA
- a CDS encoding TIGR04282 family arsenosugar biosynthesis glycosyltransferase → MTVLLVMAKAPVPGAVKTRLGPPATPGQAARLAAAALLDTIDAARATPGVTAVLALSGRIEDAEAGDELSAALVGWSVLPQRGGGLGERLTNAYADVAESFPGQEVVQVGMDTPQLTPARLRAAIHRLASTDAVLGRAVDGGWWALGLREPRHAVALRDVPMSTPQTARHTWAALVGRGLRVAPLPVLRDVDVWTDALAVAAEATESRFARQVATLRPTLVPGGLP, encoded by the coding sequence ATGACCGTGCTGCTGGTGATGGCCAAGGCGCCCGTGCCGGGCGCGGTGAAGACCCGGCTCGGTCCACCGGCCACCCCGGGGCAGGCGGCGCGGCTCGCCGCCGCCGCCCTGCTGGACACCATCGACGCCGCGCGGGCGACGCCTGGCGTGACGGCCGTGCTGGCGTTGTCGGGACGTATCGAGGACGCCGAGGCCGGCGACGAGCTTTCGGCCGCCCTGGTCGGCTGGTCCGTCCTGCCACAGCGGGGCGGCGGGCTCGGCGAGCGGCTCACCAACGCGTACGCGGACGTCGCGGAGTCCTTTCCGGGGCAGGAGGTGGTGCAGGTCGGCATGGACACCCCGCAGCTGACCCCGGCGCGGCTGCGCGCCGCGATCCACCGGCTCGCGTCGACCGACGCGGTGCTCGGCCGCGCCGTCGACGGCGGTTGGTGGGCGCTCGGGCTTCGCGAGCCCCGGCACGCCGTCGCCCTCCGCGACGTGCCGATGTCCACCCCGCAGACCGCGCGACACACCTGGGCGGCGCTCGTCGGGCGAGGGCTGCGGGTCGCGCCCCTGCCCGTCCTGCGCGACGTCGACGTCTGGACGGACGCACTGGCGGTGGCCGCCGAGGCCACGGAAAGCCGGTTCGCTCGCCAGGTCGCGACACTCCGCCCCACCCTCGTTCCCGGCGGCCTCCCGTGA
- a CDS encoding class I SAM-dependent methyltransferase, whose amino-acid sequence MTVRAAGQAAGPGDTEAGAGSTGGPGDHRDESAATGGDVFAAALAARPGGHWLDHSDGRCDPLPVHRWQGPAEPALADVVARCAGPALDVGCGPGRLTLALSRAGHAAVGVDVSARAVRLTRARGAVAVHQDVFTPLPAEGRWAHVLLMDGNIGIGGDPVALLARCRQLVHARGTVVVELEPPGPGLWRGYAQVGSRSPDGELRRSGAFRWARLDTVAVHVAAGASGLRVRETFAAGRRWFAELAAG is encoded by the coding sequence GTGACGGTGCGCGCTGCCGGGCAGGCGGCTGGGCCAGGCGATACGGAAGCAGGCGCCGGTTCGACCGGCGGGCCGGGGGACCACCGGGACGAGAGCGCCGCAACCGGCGGCGACGTCTTCGCCGCCGCACTCGCGGCGCGGCCCGGCGGGCACTGGCTCGATCACAGCGACGGCCGGTGTGACCCGCTGCCCGTGCACCGCTGGCAGGGCCCGGCCGAGCCGGCGCTGGCGGACGTCGTCGCCCGGTGCGCCGGCCCGGCGCTGGACGTCGGCTGCGGACCCGGCCGGCTCACCCTCGCGCTCAGCCGGGCCGGGCACGCCGCGGTCGGCGTCGACGTCTCCGCGCGCGCGGTGCGGCTAACCCGGGCACGCGGGGCGGTCGCCGTTCACCAGGACGTCTTCACGCCCCTGCCGGCCGAGGGACGGTGGGCTCACGTCCTGCTGATGGACGGCAACATCGGCATCGGCGGCGATCCGGTCGCGCTGCTCGCCCGGTGCCGGCAGTTGGTCCATGCCCGAGGGACCGTCGTCGTCGAACTCGAACCTCCCGGCCCCGGACTCTGGCGCGGGTACGCCCAGGTGGGGTCCCGCTCACCCGACGGCGAACTGCGGCGCAGCGGGGCGTTCCGGTGGGCGCGGCTGGACACCGTCGCCGTGCACGTCGCCGCCGGGGCGTCCGGGCTGAGGGTTCGGGAAACGTTCGCGGCGGGCCGGCGCTGGTTCGCCGAACTCGCCGCCGGCTGA
- a CDS encoding CapA family protein: MRWSRSLVAPVATLTLALTACPAGPNPPAGAPARSAEVAAPSSPVGPAEITLAFAGDVHFAGRTAGLLDVPTTAFGPISSTLSAADLTMVNLETAVTTRGSPEPKQFLFRAPTTTYDAVRAAGVDVVSIANNHTLDYGRDGLADTVDAAKAAGVPAVGAGVDAAAAYAPWITRVSGTRIAFLAFSQVDELWSEWRATETRAGIAMTRDLPRAVAAVRAARQRADVVVVYVHWGTEGAACPPAEARAFADEIAQAGADIVVGTHAHLLLGDGWIGRTFVQYGLGNFLWWRNDAYSNDTGVLRVTLRGAEIVKTALVPALISRRTGQSQLAGGQDATRILREYADLRGCTGLAASPTG; the protein is encoded by the coding sequence GTGAGGTGGTCACGATCCCTCGTCGCGCCGGTGGCGACCCTGACCCTGGCGCTGACCGCGTGCCCGGCCGGGCCGAACCCGCCGGCCGGTGCGCCGGCCCGCTCCGCCGAGGTGGCGGCCCCCTCGTCGCCGGTCGGGCCCGCCGAGATCACGTTGGCCTTCGCGGGTGACGTGCACTTCGCGGGCCGTACGGCCGGCCTGCTGGACGTCCCGACGACCGCGTTCGGGCCGATCTCGTCGACGCTGTCCGCCGCGGACCTCACGATGGTGAACCTGGAGACCGCGGTCACCACGCGTGGCTCCCCCGAGCCGAAGCAGTTCCTGTTCCGGGCACCGACGACCACCTACGACGCGGTGCGGGCGGCCGGGGTCGACGTCGTGTCGATCGCGAACAACCACACGCTGGACTACGGACGGGACGGACTCGCCGATACCGTCGACGCGGCGAAGGCCGCCGGGGTGCCGGCCGTCGGAGCGGGTGTCGACGCGGCGGCGGCGTACGCGCCGTGGATCACCCGGGTCAGCGGTACGCGCATCGCGTTCCTCGCCTTCAGCCAGGTCGACGAGCTGTGGTCGGAATGGAGGGCCACGGAGACCCGGGCCGGCATCGCGATGACGAGGGACCTTCCCCGTGCGGTCGCGGCGGTGCGAGCCGCGCGGCAGCGGGCCGACGTGGTCGTCGTCTACGTCCACTGGGGCACGGAGGGTGCCGCGTGCCCGCCCGCCGAGGCGCGCGCTTTCGCCGACGAGATTGCCCAGGCGGGCGCTGACATCGTCGTCGGCACCCACGCCCACCTGCTGCTCGGCGACGGCTGGATCGGCAGGACCTTCGTCCAGTACGGGCTGGGCAACTTCCTGTGGTGGCGGAACGACGCGTACAGCAACGACACCGGCGTGCTGCGGGTGACCCTGCGCGGTGCGGAGATCGTGAAGACGGCGCTGGTGCCGGCGCTGATCTCCCGGCGCACCGGCCAGTCCCAACTCGCGGGCGGGCAGGACGCGACCCGTATCCTCCGCGAGTACGCGGATCTGCGCGGCTGCACCGGGCTCGCCGCGTCGCCCACGGGGTAG
- a CDS encoding HD domain-containing protein, which translates to MTDLRVAVPTDRQIRALHERYAPTPEAFDLVHTHCRIVCGLAEQLLDGLGAHALDVELVRAGSLLHDIGVYRLYGPSGVLDQKNYVRHGVLGYELLRDLGFPEALCRFCSHHTGVGLSREDVLQQGLPLPVGNYLAETDEERLVMYADKFHSKTSPPTFVSANSYLAGVRRFGEDKATRFMFMVAEFGEPDLAVLEGEYQPGLA; encoded by the coding sequence ATGACTGATCTCCGGGTCGCAGTTCCCACCGACAGGCAGATCCGCGCGCTGCACGAGCGCTACGCGCCCACCCCTGAGGCCTTCGATCTCGTCCACACTCACTGTCGGATCGTCTGCGGCCTGGCTGAGCAACTCCTCGACGGTCTGGGGGCGCACGCCCTCGACGTCGAGCTCGTGCGCGCCGGAAGCCTGCTCCACGACATCGGCGTCTACCGCCTGTACGGCCCTTCTGGCGTGCTGGATCAGAAAAACTACGTACGCCACGGCGTCCTCGGCTATGAACTTCTACGCGACCTCGGATTTCCGGAGGCGCTGTGCAGGTTCTGTTCTCATCACACCGGAGTCGGACTGTCGCGCGAGGATGTTCTCCAGCAGGGACTCCCGCTACCGGTCGGCAACTACCTCGCCGAGACCGACGAAGAGCGGTTGGTGATGTACGCCGACAAGTTCCACAGCAAGACGAGCCCGCCGACGTTCGTGAGCGCCAACTCCTACCTGGCCGGCGTGCGGCGTTTCGGCGAAGACAAGGCAACTCGATTCATGTTCATGGTGGCTGAGTTCGGTGAACCAGACCTGGCGGTGCTGGAAGGCGAGTACCAACCCGGTCTGGCGTGA
- a CDS encoding citrate synthase, producing the protein MPDTITVPRGLAGVVVTDTTIGRVRGAEGFYHYRQYSAIDLAEHRTLEDVWALLVDGCLPADPTAAHREIAPLRHIPPAVAAALPDIAAASTSPDPMGGLRAALAVAGLAAGARPLYDTSPAERRAQAMALCALTPSLLAALFRLRAGLEPIESRDDLSHAANYLYMITGEEPSAPHARAIERYLIATVDHGFNASTFTARVIASTGADIYACVGGALGALSGPLHGGAPSRALDTLDAIGSVDRADAWLRARILNGERIMGFGHPVYRTEDPRSRMLKGVARSLGGELVDFATAVEERVLSLLAELKPGRELHTNVEYYAGVVMHLCGLPREMFTPTFATSRVIGWCANVLEQAEDSKIIRPDSRYVGPRPPQPLPAEAAPPMGQVYSPPRS; encoded by the coding sequence ATGCCTGACACCATCACCGTTCCGCGCGGGCTCGCCGGCGTCGTGGTCACCGACACCACGATCGGCCGCGTCCGCGGCGCCGAGGGCTTCTACCACTACCGGCAGTACTCGGCGATCGACCTGGCCGAGCACCGCACGCTGGAGGATGTCTGGGCGCTGCTCGTCGACGGCTGCCTGCCCGCCGATCCCACGGCGGCACACCGGGAGATCGCGCCGCTGCGCCACATCCCGCCCGCCGTCGCCGCCGCGCTGCCCGACATCGCCGCGGCATCGACGTCGCCGGACCCGATGGGCGGGCTGCGGGCCGCGCTGGCCGTCGCCGGCCTCGCCGCCGGGGCCCGCCCGCTGTACGACACCTCGCCGGCCGAACGCCGGGCACAGGCGATGGCGCTCTGCGCCCTCACCCCCAGCCTGTTGGCCGCCCTGTTCCGGCTGCGGGCGGGGCTGGAGCCGATCGAGTCGCGCGACGACCTGTCACACGCGGCGAACTACCTGTACATGATCACCGGCGAGGAGCCGTCCGCACCGCACGCCCGCGCGATCGAGCGCTACCTGATCGCGACCGTCGACCACGGCTTCAACGCCTCCACCTTCACCGCCCGCGTCATCGCCTCCACCGGCGCCGACATCTACGCCTGCGTCGGCGGCGCCCTCGGCGCGCTCTCCGGTCCGCTGCACGGCGGCGCCCCCAGCCGGGCCCTCGACACCCTCGACGCCATCGGCTCCGTGGACCGGGCCGACGCGTGGCTGCGCGCCCGCATCCTGAACGGCGAGCGGATCATGGGGTTCGGGCACCCCGTCTACCGCACGGAGGACCCCCGGTCGCGCATGCTCAAGGGGGTCGCCCGATCTCTCGGCGGCGAACTGGTGGACTTCGCCACGGCCGTCGAGGAGCGGGTCCTGTCGCTGTTGGCGGAGCTGAAGCCGGGCCGCGAACTGCACACCAATGTGGAGTACTACGCCGGCGTCGTCATGCACCTGTGCGGGCTGCCTCGGGAGATGTTCACCCCCACCTTCGCGACCAGCCGGGTCATCGGGTGGTGCGCGAACGTGCTGGAGCAGGCCGAGGACTCGAAGATCATCCGGCCGGACTCACGGTACGTGGGCCCCCGCCCGCCCCAGCCGCTGCCGGCCGAGGCCGCACCGCCAATGGGCCAGGTGTACTCGCCACCGAGGTCGTGA
- a CDS encoding citrate synthase: MSGEKLLTTAEVALRLRVKPETVYAYVSRGLLARVKVPGERTSRFRLADVERLAARTQATRPDRDAAPAMRTATTLIAYGRLHYRGLDVAKLAPETPFEEIAYWLWTGERRRETFAASVETLDRARLASSHLPARARLFDRLPVVVAVAAAMDPLRFDLAPATVTALAPALLSTMVDALPVAGQAPSDERVAARLWSRLTGTPPTAPGLRALNAALVLLADHDLAASTIAVRVAASTRANPYAAVLAGLGALDGPMHGAIGSGVHRMIGAARREGAPAVIAEWLRTGGLPGFGHPLYPQGDPRGAALLGLVADLPVDGDLRRAVDDLTGTAARRDAPPNVDFALGVLAHATGMGPGAAEVIFSVARTAGWIAHVNEEYVQPANRFRWNSGYTGPAPASP, translated from the coding sequence ATGTCCGGGGAAAAGCTGCTGACAACCGCCGAGGTGGCACTTCGCCTGCGCGTCAAGCCAGAGACGGTCTACGCGTACGTCAGCCGGGGGTTACTGGCCCGGGTCAAGGTCCCCGGCGAGCGGACCAGCCGGTTCCGGCTGGCCGACGTCGAGCGGCTCGCCGCCCGCACGCAGGCGACCCGGCCGGACCGCGACGCCGCCCCGGCGATGCGGACCGCCACCACCCTGATCGCGTACGGGCGGCTGCACTACCGGGGACTGGATGTCGCGAAGCTGGCGCCGGAGACCCCGTTCGAGGAGATCGCGTACTGGCTGTGGACGGGTGAGCGGCGCCGGGAGACCTTCGCGGCATCCGTGGAGACTCTCGACCGGGCCAGGCTGGCGAGCAGCCACCTGCCCGCCCGGGCCCGACTCTTCGACCGGCTGCCGGTGGTCGTGGCCGTCGCAGCCGCGATGGACCCGCTGCGCTTCGACCTGGCGCCCGCCACGGTGACGGCTCTCGCGCCGGCGTTGTTGTCGACCATGGTCGATGCCCTGCCCGTCGCCGGGCAGGCACCCTCCGACGAGCGTGTCGCCGCCCGCCTGTGGTCGCGGCTGACGGGCACGCCGCCGACCGCGCCCGGTCTCCGGGCGCTCAACGCCGCACTCGTCCTGCTCGCCGACCACGACCTGGCCGCGTCGACCATTGCGGTACGCGTCGCCGCCTCGACCCGGGCGAACCCCTACGCGGCGGTGCTGGCGGGTCTCGGCGCGCTGGACGGACCGATGCACGGGGCGATCGGCAGCGGTGTCCACCGGATGATCGGGGCGGCCCGGCGGGAAGGGGCGCCGGCGGTGATCGCCGAGTGGCTGCGGACCGGCGGCCTGCCCGGGTTCGGGCACCCGCTCTATCCGCAGGGCGACCCGCGGGGCGCCGCCCTGCTCGGTCTCGTCGCGGACCTGCCGGTCGACGGCGACCTGCGGCGGGCCGTCGACGACCTGACCGGCACGGCGGCACGCCGGGACGCCCCGCCGAACGTCGACTTCGCGCTCGGCGTGCTGGCACACGCGACCGGCATGGGGCCCGGCGCCGCCGAGGTGATCTTCTCCGTCGCCCGGACGGCGGGCTGGATCGCGCACGTCAACGAGGAGTACGTCCAGCCGGCCAACCGGTTCCGGTGGAACAGCGGCTACACCGGGCCGGCACCCGCCTCGCCGTGA
- a CDS encoding helix-turn-helix transcriptional regulator yields MLETSARLLKLLSLLQTYRDWSGADLAGRLGVTTRTVRRDVDRLRELGYPVRATRGISGYRLGAGAALPPLLLDDDEAVAVAIGLRTATASSVTGIEETALRALAKLERVLPSRLRHRVTTLQQATVRVADGGPRVDPSVLLAISEATARRERLRFDYTNHQGGGTVRDVEPHTLVNWGRHWYLVAWDTDRDDWRTFRVDRLRARTPSGPRFTLREPPDGDVTGYLSRQLSTGPWAVRATVTMHRPAATVADLVWPGMGAVEPVDDGTCLLHLGADTAADLAWMVTSVGVDFTVTGPPELVDAIRALGDRCRRAT; encoded by the coding sequence GTGCTGGAGACGTCGGCTCGCCTGCTGAAACTGCTGTCGTTGTTGCAGACGTACCGGGACTGGTCCGGCGCCGACCTCGCCGGCCGGCTCGGGGTGACCACCCGCACCGTACGCCGGGACGTGGACCGGCTGCGCGAGCTGGGCTATCCGGTGCGCGCCACCCGGGGCATCTCCGGATACCGGCTGGGCGCCGGCGCGGCCCTGCCGCCGCTGCTGCTCGACGACGACGAGGCGGTAGCGGTCGCCATCGGCCTGCGCACCGCCACGGCCAGTTCGGTGACCGGCATCGAGGAGACCGCGCTGCGCGCGCTGGCCAAGCTGGAACGGGTGCTGCCGTCCCGGCTGCGACACCGGGTCACCACCCTGCAACAGGCCACCGTCCGGGTCGCCGACGGGGGCCCACGGGTCGACCCGAGCGTGCTGCTCGCCATCTCCGAGGCCACCGCGCGCCGCGAGCGCCTGCGGTTCGACTACACCAACCACCAGGGCGGCGGGACGGTACGCGACGTCGAGCCGCACACCCTGGTCAACTGGGGCCGGCACTGGTATCTCGTCGCCTGGGACACCGATCGGGACGACTGGCGCACGTTCCGCGTCGACCGGCTGCGCGCCCGCACCCCGAGCGGGCCACGCTTCACCCTGAGGGAGCCGCCCGACGGTGACGTGACCGGGTACCTGTCCCGGCAGTTGTCCACCGGCCCGTGGGCCGTACGGGCGACCGTCACCATGCACCGGCCGGCCGCGACGGTGGCCGACCTGGTGTGGCCGGGAATGGGCGCGGTGGAGCCCGTCGACGACGGCACCTGCCTGCTGCACCTCGGTGCCGATACGGCCGCCGACCTGGCCTGGATGGTCACCTCGGTCGGCGTGGACTTCACCGTTACCGGTCCTCCGGAACTGGTCGACGCGATCCGCGCCCTCGGGGACCGCTGCCGTCGCGCCACCTGA